One genomic segment of Colias croceus chromosome 16, ilColCroc2.1 includes these proteins:
- the LOC123698320 gene encoding uncharacterized protein ZC21.3-like, with the protein MKLLCIFAVFLAISLADEIKQDEKVEDALAVAPLSLQTHEDLNPVTSTPHLKPRRKLKRRVRPRYYGASDNQPQNNYNQPQNNYNPPQNNYNQPQNNYNPPQNNYNPPQNNYNPPQNNYNQPQNNYNPTQNPQNAQNNYWTESWNRPSPYPTEGVNYPSTTQRPWSTWSQAPTTAAPTTTTFVPVIKNEQSMGADGSYKYEYEIGDGTHVMEEGYLVNPNTENEYLVKKGMYSFMGADGKVYTVKYWADNTGYHAEGAHLPQPPPVPPAIQASIEQNAKEEAAKAEAEKNKPQALQPPKPIRPPTQIQPKPQPDNNQQTNYPQQNYPQQNYPQQNYTQQNYPQQNYPEQNYPQQNYPQQNYPQQNYPQQSYPAEQQQQNNFYPPLSYGK; encoded by the exons ATGAAGCTG ctcTGTATATTCGCCGTGTTTCTTGCTATTTCGTTAGCCGACGAAATCAAGCAAGATGAAAAAGTAGAAGATGCGCTCGCGGTTGCACCACTGAGCTTACAAACTCACGAGGATCTGAACCCGGTGACCAGTACACCACACTTGAAACCCAGGAGGAAGTTGAAGAGGCGTGTGAGACCGCGCTACTATGGAGCTAGCGATAATCAGCCCCAGAACAATTACAACCAGCCGCAAAACAACTACAATCCTCCCCAAAACAACTACAATCAACCACAAAACAACTACAATCCTCCCCAGAACAATTACAATCCTCCCCAAAACAACTACAATCCTCCCCAGAACAATTACAATCAGCCCCAGAACAACTACAATCCAACCCAGAACCCACAAAATGCACAGAACAACTATTGGACGGAATCATGGAACAGACCATCGCCCTATCCAACGGAAGGGGTGAACTACCCCTCAACCACTCAACGGCCTTGGTCTACTTGGAGTCAAGCTCCCACCACCGCCGCACCAACCACCACGACCTTCGTACCAGTGATCAAGAACGAACAATCCATGGGAGCAGACGGCAGCTACAAATATGA ATACGAAATCGGAGACGGCACGCACGTCATGGAAGAGGGCTACCTAGTCAACCCAAACACGGAAAACGAATACTTAGTCAAGAAGGGCATGTACTCCTTCATGGGTGCTGATGGAAAGGTCTACACCGTCAAGTACTGGGCAGATAATACCGGGTACCACGCTGAGGGCGCTCACCTCCCGCAGCCGCCTCCAGTCCCACCCGCGATTCAGGC ATCCATTGAACAAAACGCCAAGGAGGAAGCTGCTAAAGCCGAAGCTGAGAAGAATAAGCCACAAGCCCTGCAACCACCTAAACCCATAAGGCCTCCCACGCAAATCCAACCCAAACCTCAACCAGACAACAATCAGCAAACTAACTATCCTCAACAAAACTATCCCCAACAGAACTACCCACAACAGAATTATACCCAACAGAACTATCCTCAACAAAACTATCCCGAACAAAACTACCCTCAACAGAACTACCCTCAGCAGAACTATCCCCAGCAAAACTATCCTCAACAAAGCTATCCTGCtgaacaacaacaacaaaacaaCTTCTATCCACCCCTTTCTTACGGAAAGTAA